In Selenomonas sp. TAMA-11512, a genomic segment contains:
- a CDS encoding gamma carbonic anhydrase family protein has protein sequence MAIILPYKGIMPTIHESVYLAPNAAVIGDVTIGEGSSVWFNTVLRGDLQPIVVGKYTNIQDNTTIHVMGDRPTIIGDYVTIGHNCIIHCGNIKNNSLIGMGSIVLGYTEIGENVIVGAGTMVTQHKKIPRNQMIYGNPSKIIRALRDDEKEAVHKSAERYFNLANFYKDAE, from the coding sequence ATGGCAATTATTCTGCCTTATAAGGGCATCATGCCGACCATCCATGAGAGTGTGTATCTTGCACCGAATGCAGCCGTCATAGGAGACGTGACGATAGGCGAGGGCTCCAGTGTATGGTTTAATACCGTCTTGCGCGGGGATTTGCAGCCAATCGTTGTCGGTAAGTATACGAACATACAGGATAATACGACGATCCATGTCATGGGGGATCGGCCGACCATTATCGGCGATTATGTCACCATCGGTCATAACTGTATTATTCACTGCGGAAACATCAAGAACAACAGCCTTATCGGCATGGGGTCCATTGTACTCGGATATACGGAAATCGGCGAAAATGTCATTGTTGGTGCGGGTACGATGGTTACACAGCATAAAAAGATTCCTCGTAATCAGATGATTTATGGCAATCCTTCCAAGATTATTCGTGCCTTGCGTGACGATGAAAAGGAAGCCGTGCATAAGTCCGCGGAGCGCTATTTCAATTTGGCCAACTTCTATAAAGACGCAGAATAA
- a CDS encoding DEAD/DEAH box helicase has protein sequence MKKDIQSFGSIALSKKLLAAVNDMGFEEPSPIQAQTIPLVLEGHDVIGQAQTGTGKTAAFGIPTIELLPEGKPRLTALVLTPTRELAIQTAEELNKIGRHKRVRTLPIYGGQAIDRQIRALKNGVHIVVGTPGRLIDHIHRGTIQLAHVRTLVLDEADEMLDMGFIDDIEEILSNIRTEDRQTLLFSATMPAPIEKLAARYMKHPKKVAISRENLTVPLITQVYYETREKFESLCRVLDVEETGKLIIFCRTKRGVDDLTASLQSRGYLAGGLHGDLSQSQRDRVMKKFREGRMDTLIATDVAARGIDIDDITHVINYDIPQDHESYVHRIGRTGRAGRKGVAMTFIEPREYRQLRTIEKLAKTKIVRRPLPSATELLERQKELIKERLGKVLQQNKYAEYHAIVSDISIEGDYNYADVAAAALKLALEGVNGPSGDARFADTGGAPGMVRLFLNVGRAQKIRPQDIVSAFSSEADIPGDVIGVINIYEKFTFVEVPEDLAERVLSVMHRNTMKGYKVNVEPAKKKDE, from the coding sequence TTGAAAAAAGATATACAGTCTTTCGGCTCGATTGCATTGAGCAAAAAGCTTTTGGCAGCAGTTAATGACATGGGGTTTGAAGAGCCTTCGCCAATACAGGCGCAGACAATTCCGCTTGTTTTGGAAGGGCATGATGTCATCGGACAGGCACAGACCGGCACAGGGAAGACAGCCGCGTTCGGCATCCCGACCATCGAGCTCCTGCCGGAAGGAAAGCCTCGTCTCACGGCGCTTGTTCTGACGCCGACACGTGAGCTCGCCATACAGACGGCAGAAGAGCTGAATAAAATCGGTCGTCATAAAAGAGTGCGGACACTGCCGATCTACGGCGGTCAGGCAATTGACAGGCAAATACGCGCGCTTAAGAACGGCGTGCACATTGTTGTCGGTACGCCGGGACGTCTGATCGACCATATTCATCGAGGAACGATTCAGCTTGCCCATGTCAGGACGCTTGTTTTGGATGAAGCGGATGAGATGCTCGATATGGGGTTCATCGATGATATCGAGGAGATCCTGTCCAATATTCGTACAGAGGATCGACAGACGCTGCTCTTTTCCGCGACGATGCCGGCGCCGATTGAGAAGCTGGCGGCTCGCTATATGAAGCATCCGAAGAAGGTGGCTATCAGTCGAGAAAATCTCACGGTTCCATTGATTACGCAGGTCTATTATGAGACGCGTGAGAAATTTGAATCCCTTTGCCGTGTCTTGGATGTAGAAGAAACAGGGAAACTCATCATTTTTTGCCGTACAAAGCGCGGCGTAGACGATCTTACGGCATCACTGCAGTCAAGAGGATATCTTGCCGGAGGGCTGCATGGAGACCTCAGTCAATCACAGCGTGACCGTGTGATGAAGAAGTTCCGTGAGGGCAGGATGGACACACTGATTGCCACGGATGTTGCGGCGCGGGGCATTGATATCGACGATATTACGCACGTTATCAACTATGACATTCCGCAAGATCATGAATCCTATGTGCATCGTATCGGCCGTACCGGCCGCGCCGGACGAAAAGGCGTTGCGATGACCTTTATTGAGCCGCGTGAATATCGGCAGCTGCGTACGATTGAGAAGCTTGCCAAGACGAAGATCGTCCGTCGTCCATTGCCGTCGGCAACGGAGCTCTTAGAGCGACAGAAGGAGCTCATCAAGGAACGGCTTGGCAAGGTGCTGCAGCAAAACAAGTACGCCGAATATCATGCAATTGTATCCGATATTTCCATAGAAGGTGATTATAACTATGCGGATGTTGCCGCGGCAGCCTTGAAGCTCGCGCTCGAAGGAGTGAACGGACCGAGCGGGGATGCACGCTTTGCCGATACAGGCGGCGCACCGGGCATGGTACGATTATTCTTAAATGTCGGCAGAGCGCAGAAGATTCGACCGCAGGACATCGTCAGCGCGTTTTCCAGTGAGGCGGATATACCGGGCGATGTTATCGGGGTCATCAATATATATGAGAAATTCACGTTCGTTGAGGTGCCTGAGGATCTTGCAGAACGCGTGTTATCGGTCATGCACCGCAACACGATGAAGGGCTATAAGGTAAATGTTGAGCCTGCAAAGAAAAAGGATGAATAG
- a CDS encoding nicotinamide-nucleotide amidohydrolase family protein: MMYEGAEIFVSKDSDDRIRQVTTHLIQTGKSISCAESCTGGLLSARLTDRAGSSLYMMGGVVSYTNAVKVSLVGVQETTLDAHGAVSEETAREMAEGIRTRIHTDYGVGITGIAGPGGATETKPVGLVYIGVASAWNTMITKNVFTGNRASVRYQATEKALQMLMEMFAGESATEERKNI, translated from the coding sequence ATGATGTATGAAGGTGCAGAGATATTTGTCTCAAAGGACAGTGATGATCGAATCCGACAGGTGACAACGCATCTTATTCAGACAGGGAAGAGCATTTCCTGTGCCGAGTCCTGTACAGGCGGTCTTCTTTCCGCGCGACTGACGGATCGTGCCGGCAGCTCTCTCTACATGATGGGGGGCGTTGTCTCCTATACAAATGCGGTGAAGGTTTCTCTTGTAGGTGTGCAGGAGACTACGCTGGATGCGCACGGCGCTGTCTCGGAGGAGACAGCACGGGAGATGGCGGAAGGAATCCGTACACGCATTCATACGGATTACGGCGTAGGCATTACCGGGATAGCCGGCCCGGGCGGCGCGACAGAGACAAAACCGGTAGGGCTTGTCTATATAGGGGTTGCCTCCGCATGGAATACGATGATTACAAAGAATGTCTTTACGGGGAATCGTGCTTCGGTGCGATATCAAGCGACGGAAAAAGCGCTTCAAATGCTCATGGAGATGTTTGCAGGGGAATCCGCTACAGAGGAAAGGAAAAACATTTGA
- the rimO gene encoding 30S ribosomal protein S12 methylthiotransferase RimO, whose product MLKAGFISLGCAKNLVDTEVMLGILKENEVEITADPSEADIIIVNTCGFIQSAKEESITTILNMAEYKETGCCRSLIIAGCLGQRYGEELLQDIPEANAILGTGTWDRIMEAVEETLKGNRVLITDEKCLLYNAKTPRIQTTPSYSAYVKIAEGCDHSCAFCAIPLIRGPYKSRAIEDIKDEVANLAAHGVREFNLIAQDTTYYGKDLYGEPALVRLLRELVRVAGVEWIRILYSYPRNYTDELIELVRTEPKICKYVDLPLQHAHDAMLRSMRRPDTQAEIKALLRKLRERIPGVVIRSTFIVGFPGETDAQYQTLRNFIETERFDKLGVFTYSHEENTPAYSMTTQVAEDIMQERFHDLMSLQSKISEELNQSMEGKVLDVLVEGRNEDLAYGRSYREAPEIDGQIFIENDMKSSIGSIVPVRILQGFTYDAVGERMDEGIT is encoded by the coding sequence ATGCTAAAAGCAGGTTTCATCAGCCTCGGGTGTGCGAAGAATCTGGTCGATACCGAGGTCATGCTGGGCATATTGAAGGAAAATGAAGTCGAGATTACAGCGGATCCGAGTGAAGCGGATATCATCATTGTCAATACATGCGGATTTATCCAGTCGGCAAAGGAGGAGTCCATCACCACCATTTTAAATATGGCGGAGTACAAGGAGACGGGATGCTGTCGGTCGCTCATCATTGCCGGATGTCTTGGACAACGCTATGGTGAGGAGCTTCTGCAGGATATCCCGGAGGCGAATGCCATTCTCGGGACGGGAACATGGGATCGAATCATGGAGGCAGTCGAGGAGACACTCAAGGGAAATCGTGTTCTCATCACGGATGAAAAATGTCTTCTCTATAATGCGAAAACACCGCGTATACAGACGACGCCTTCTTATTCAGCGTATGTCAAGATTGCGGAGGGATGTGATCACAGTTGCGCTTTTTGCGCCATCCCGTTGATACGCGGCCCTTATAAGAGCCGTGCGATAGAGGATATCAAAGACGAGGTGGCAAATCTTGCCGCCCACGGTGTACGAGAGTTCAATCTCATTGCACAGGACACAACCTACTATGGGAAAGATCTTTATGGAGAGCCTGCTTTAGTACGCCTTCTTCGCGAGCTTGTGCGCGTTGCAGGTGTGGAGTGGATTCGTATTCTCTACAGCTATCCGAGGAATTATACGGATGAGCTTATTGAGCTTGTCCGCACCGAACCGAAGATCTGCAAATATGTCGACCTGCCTCTGCAGCATGCACATGATGCGATGTTGAGAAGCATGCGCCGTCCGGATACGCAGGCGGAGATCAAGGCGCTCTTAAGGAAGCTGCGCGAGCGTATTCCGGGGGTTGTAATTCGATCTACCTTTATTGTCGGGTTCCCCGGAGAGACGGATGCACAGTATCAGACACTGCGTAATTTCATCGAGACGGAGCGCTTTGATAAGCTGGGTGTATTTACATATTCACACGAAGAGAATACCCCTGCCTACAGTATGACGACACAAGTTGCTGAGGATATCATGCAGGAACGCTTCCATGATCTTATGAGTCTGCAGTCGAAGATATCGGAAGAGCTCAATCAATCCATGGAGGGGAAGGTTCTTGATGTCTTAGTCGAAGGGCGTAATGAGGATCTTGCCTACGGACGCTCATACCGAGAAGCGCCGGAGATCGATGGTCAGATTTTCATTGAAAACGATATGAAGAGCTCGATCGGGTCAATTGTACCGGTGCGCATTCTGCAAGGGTTTACATACGATGCCGTTGGGGAGCGTATGGATGAGGGAATCACATGA